The Streptococcaceae bacterium ESL0729 genome has a segment encoding these proteins:
- a CDS encoding magnesium transporter CorA family protein, producing MIKRTLFNDNRATWIDIQADGMDEGLMAKLYKEYDIDEEILMYSLDKNERARIEYNDKTKTLVLIYNVINSDKTDNHYETIPMVFLVKNNSLVTLSNLKNKYIGRRMNMYLEDYPHVSLFKFLFASLFMVSEAFFPLIEEMDNDRRRLNDKIREKTTKRNLFALSDLETSLVYLMSASRQNVVLLEQLRAHAVFRTLNEFEKEQFEDALIEAKQLVEMTKIISEILRQLSGTYNNILNNNLNDTMKILTILSILLTIPTIITGFFGMNMPLPLEDNPMGWLITIGISIGVWFALLWILNKIMER from the coding sequence ATGATTAAAAGGACTTTATTTAACGACAATAGGGCCACCTGGATTGATATTCAGGCTGACGGGATGGATGAGGGGCTTATGGCTAAGCTCTACAAGGAATATGATATTGATGAGGAGATTCTTATGTACTCCTTGGATAAGAATGAACGAGCCCGTATTGAGTATAATGATAAGACAAAGACGCTTGTTCTCATCTATAATGTCATCAATTCTGATAAGACAGACAACCATTATGAAACTATCCCCATGGTCTTTTTGGTTAAAAATAATAGTCTTGTGACCCTTTCTAATCTAAAAAATAAGTACATTGGGCGAAGGATGAACATGTATCTTGAGGATTACCCTCACGTTTCCCTCTTTAAATTCCTTTTTGCCAGTCTTTTTATGGTATCTGAGGCCTTTTTCCCCTTAATTGAAGAGATGGATAATGACCGCAGGCGGCTGAATGATAAGATCAGGGAGAAAACAACCAAAAGAAATCTTTTTGCCCTATCTGACTTGGAAACAAGTTTGGTTTATTTGATGTCAGCATCAAGGCAGAATGTTGTCCTCTTGGAGCAGTTAAGGGCCCATGCGGTTTTTAGAACCCTCAATGAATTTGAAAAGGAGCAATTTGAAGATGCCCTAATTGAGGCTAAGCAACTGGTTGAGATGACCAAGATTATTTCTGAGATTTTGCGGCAGCTTTCAGGTACCTACAATAATATCTTGAATAATAATCTGAATGATACCATGAAGATTTTGACAATCTTATCGATTCTTTTAACTATTCCAACCATTATTACAGGCTTTTTTGGGATGAACATGCCCCTGCCTCTTGAGGATAATCCTATGGGCTGGCTTATAACCATAGGGATTAGCATTGGTGTATGGTTTGCCCTCTTGTGGATTTTGAATAAAATCATGGAAAGATAA
- the deoD gene encoding purine-nucleoside phosphorylase: MSIHIEAKKGEIADKILLPGDPLRAKFIAENFLEDVVQFNNVRGMLGFTGTYKGHRVSVMGTGMGIPSISIYAHELITEYDVKKLIRVGTAGALSKEVHIRDMVLAQAAATMSSFVRNDWPEYDFPQIADFDLLDKAYHIARDLDMTTHVGSVLSTDMFYSDFYEKNVKLGTMGVKAVEMEAAALYYLGAKYGVQTLGIMTISDSLVNDEPDTTASERETTFTNMMTVGLETLIAE, encoded by the coding sequence ATGTCAATTCATATTGAAGCTAAAAAAGGCGAAATCGCTGACAAAATCCTTCTTCCAGGGGACCCACTTCGTGCCAAATTTATAGCCGAAAACTTCCTTGAAGACGTGGTTCAATTTAACAATGTCCGTGGAATGCTTGGTTTCACTGGAACTTACAAGGGTCACCGTGTAAGTGTTATGGGAACAGGGATGGGGATTCCATCAATTTCAATCTATGCTCATGAGTTAATTACCGAGTATGATGTGAAAAAACTTATTCGTGTGGGAACGGCTGGAGCTCTTTCAAAAGAAGTTCACATCCGTGATATGGTCTTAGCCCAAGCTGCTGCTACCATGTCAAGCTTTGTCAGAAATGATTGGCCTGAGTACGATTTCCCGCAAATCGCAGACTTTGACCTCCTCGATAAGGCCTACCACATTGCTCGTGACCTAGACATGACAACTCACGTTGGATCTGTCCTTTCAACAGACATGTTTTATAGCGACTTCTATGAAAAGAATGTTAAGCTTGGTACCATGGGTGTTAAGGCAGTTGAGATGGAAGCTGCAGCTCTTTACTATTTGGGAGCTAAGTACGGGGTTCAGACCCTCGGAATTATGACTATTTCTGATAGCTTAGTTAACGATGAGCCTGATACAACTGCAAGTGAGCGTGAAACAACATTTACTAACATGATGACTGTAGGTCTTGAAACCTTAATTGCAGAATAA
- a CDS encoding purine-nucleoside phosphorylase, producing MTKTVAEQIKETVDYLKGIGFGQADFGLILGSGLGDLANEIENPVVADYADIPNFPSSKVAGHAGKLVYGTLAGKKVIAMQGRFHFYEGHTMQTVTLPVRVMKSFGADNLIVTNAAGGVSFGPGTLMLISDHINFTGDNPLIGENLDEFGPRFPDMSEAYSRAYREVAKKIGAERGITLSEGVYMGFSGPTYETPAEIRMAEVIGADAVGMSTVPEVIVAKHSGMNVLGISAITNHAAGKQAELNHEEVVEVTTRIKADFQEFVKSILAAL from the coding sequence TTGACTAAAACTGTTGCTGAACAAATTAAAGAAACTGTTGACTACCTTAAGGGAATTGGCTTTGGCCAAGCTGACTTTGGCCTAATCCTTGGATCTGGCCTTGGTGACCTTGCTAACGAAATTGAAAACCCAGTCGTTGCAGACTACGCTGATATCCCAAACTTCCCGTCATCTAAGGTTGCAGGTCATGCTGGAAAACTAGTTTACGGGACTTTAGCTGGTAAAAAAGTTATCGCCATGCAAGGGCGTTTCCACTTCTACGAAGGTCATACCATGCAAACAGTAACTTTACCAGTACGTGTTATGAAATCTTTTGGAGCTGACAACTTAATCGTTACCAATGCTGCTGGTGGAGTGAGCTTTGGTCCTGGAACACTTATGCTGATTAGCGACCACATCAACTTTACAGGTGACAATCCACTAATTGGAGAAAACCTTGATGAGTTTGGCCCACGCTTCCCTGACATGTCAGAAGCTTATTCTAGGGCCTACCGCGAAGTTGCTAAAAAAATTGGAGCAGAGCGTGGCATTACTCTTTCTGAAGGAGTATACATGGGATTCTCTGGTCCAACCTATGAAACTCCAGCTGAAATCCGTATGGCAGAAGTAATTGGAGCTGACGCTGTTGGTATGTCAACAGTACCAGAGGTAATTGTTGCCAAACATTCTGGTATGAATGTTCTTGGAATTTCAGCCATTACTAACCATGCTGCTGGTAAACAGGCAGAACTTAACCACGAGGAAGTAGTAGAGGTTACCACTCGTATTAAAGCTGACTTCCAGGAATTTGTTAAGTCAATCCTTGCAGCCCTTTAA
- a CDS encoding phosphopentomutase, with protein sequence MKFNRIHLVVMDSVGIGAAPDAHEFFNHDQNDTESDTLGHIAENFDLKVPNMEKIGLGNIPRDTPLKGVHAVKDPIGYATKLEEISRGKDTMTGHWEIMGLNIQTPFRVFPEGYPEDLLEKIEEFSGRKVIREANLPYSGTQVIEDFGPRQMETGELIIYTSADPVLQIAAHEDVIPLDELYKICEYVREITLDDPYMIGRIIARPYVGEPGNFTRTAGRHDYALSPFGETVLDILDKNEVHTYSVGKINDIFNGAGINHDMGHTAHNMAGVDLLLDTIKLPEFKEGFSFTNLVDFDALYGHRRDIEGYGQAINDFDARLPEIMDAMLEDDLLLITADHGNDPSYAGTDHTREYVPLLAYSKAFKGSGVLPVGNYADISATVAENFGVEQTENGKSFLGELN encoded by the coding sequence ATGAAATTTAATCGTATTCACCTAGTGGTAATGGATTCAGTCGGTATTGGTGCAGCACCAGATGCCCATGAATTCTTTAACCACGATCAAAATGATACTGAAAGTGATACACTTGGTCACATTGCTGAAAACTTTGATTTAAAGGTTCCAAACATGGAAAAAATCGGGCTTGGAAATATCCCGCGTGATACTCCTTTAAAAGGCGTTCATGCAGTAAAAGATCCAATTGGATATGCGACAAAGCTTGAAGAAATCTCACGTGGAAAAGACACTATGACTGGCCACTGGGAGATTATGGGTCTAAACATCCAAACACCCTTCCGTGTTTTCCCTGAAGGATACCCTGAAGATCTTTTAGAGAAAATCGAAGAATTCTCTGGACGCAAGGTCATTCGTGAGGCCAACCTTCCTTATTCTGGAACACAAGTTATTGAAGACTTTGGACCACGTCAGATGGAAACAGGTGAGCTTATCATCTACACAAGTGCTGACCCAGTACTTCAAATCGCTGCCCACGAAGACGTTATCCCTCTTGATGAACTTTACAAGATCTGTGAGTACGTCCGTGAAATCACTCTGGACGATCCTTATATGATTGGTCGTATCATTGCCCGTCCATATGTAGGAGAGCCTGGAAACTTCACTCGTACAGCTGGACGCCATGACTATGCTCTTAGCCCATTTGGAGAAACAGTCCTTGATATCCTTGATAAAAACGAGGTTCACACTTACTCAGTAGGTAAAATCAATGATATTTTCAACGGAGCAGGAATCAACCACGACATGGGACACACTGCCCATAATATGGCAGGTGTTGATCTTCTTTTAGATACCATTAAATTACCTGAATTTAAGGAAGGGTTCTCATTTACCAACCTTGTTGACTTTGATGCCCTTTACGGCCACCGCCGTGACATCGAAGGTTATGGTCAGGCCATCAATGACTTTGACGCCCGCCTACCTGAAATCATGGATGCCATGCTTGAAGACGACCTTCTTCTTATCACAGCTGACCACGGGAACGACCCAAGCTACGCAGGAACTGACCACACACGTGAGTACGTGCCACTTCTTGCCTACAGCAAGGCCTTCAAGGGTTCAGGCGTTCTTCCAGTCGGAAACTACGCTGATATCTCAGCAACTGTTGCTGAAAACTTTGGTGTGGAACAAACTGAAAACGGAAAAAGCTTCTTAGGCGAGCTTAACTAA
- a CDS encoding APC family permease, protein MKKIKKVLVGEPLKSTDDDSHLLTKLQALAMLSSDALSSIAYGTEQIVLVLITLSSAAIWYSIPIALLVLVLLASLTLSYRQIIKAYPHGGGAYVVSSENLGNNAGLVAGGSLLIDYMLTVAVSVSAGADAITATIPFLHQYNLLISIALVLILTVMNLRGLRESAGFLLIPVYTFVASTIVLIAVGVFRIFTGGLPYHATAQIGTAVSGISIVILLKAFSSGSASLTGVEAISNAVPFFKKPKAKNAAATLAIMSLILGVFFSGITFLNYWLGVTPKVGTTVLSQVAKQVFDFTGGNILYYIFQIATAMILAVAANTGFSAFPMLAYNLAKNKYMPHMYMEKGDRLGYSNGILSLAIGAIVLLMIFDGNTERLIPLYSIGVFVPFALSQTGMVVKWRKEYGNKFLKHSLSNIIGSTISYAIVLILVALRFNDIWPFFLILPALIYMFYRIKRHYVHVADELRLTEDIKVEEFNGNTVIVLVGNVTRVAVGAISYAQSIGDEVVAMHVSTKETKEKDEEIKAEFREYFPDMRFSVVESSYRDVVKPVVRYVDLVSKAAQKKGNTVTVIVPQFVPNKRWKNILHNQMSIRIRYYLGFRDNIVVSTYSYHLKK, encoded by the coding sequence ATGAAAAAAATAAAAAAGGTTTTAGTTGGAGAGCCCCTAAAATCTACTGATGATGACAGTCATCTGCTCACCAAGCTGCAGGCTCTCGCCATGCTATCTAGTGACGCTTTGTCATCAATAGCCTACGGTACTGAACAGATTGTTCTTGTTCTGATTACCCTATCATCAGCAGCCATTTGGTACAGTATTCCGATTGCTCTTTTGGTCTTGGTGCTTTTAGCCAGCCTTACCTTATCTTACAGGCAGATAATAAAAGCCTATCCACATGGTGGGGGAGCTTATGTTGTATCGTCTGAGAATCTGGGTAATAATGCAGGTCTTGTAGCAGGTGGAAGTCTCTTAATTGACTACATGCTGACAGTTGCGGTTTCTGTTTCGGCTGGAGCTGACGCCATTACAGCTACCATCCCCTTCTTGCACCAGTACAATCTTTTGATTTCAATTGCCCTAGTTTTAATCCTTACGGTCATGAATCTAAGGGGACTTAGGGAGTCGGCAGGATTTTTATTAATCCCTGTTTATACCTTCGTTGCATCAACCATTGTTTTGATTGCTGTTGGAGTCTTCCGAATCTTTACAGGTGGTCTTCCATATCATGCTACAGCTCAGATTGGAACAGCCGTCTCAGGAATTTCAATTGTTATCTTGCTTAAGGCCTTCTCAAGTGGGTCAGCTTCCTTAACAGGAGTTGAGGCCATCTCTAATGCCGTTCCCTTCTTTAAAAAGCCTAAGGCCAAGAATGCAGCAGCAACCCTTGCCATTATGTCATTAATTCTTGGTGTTTTCTTCTCAGGAATTACATTTTTAAACTATTGGCTAGGAGTTACGCCTAAGGTTGGAACAACTGTCCTTTCACAAGTGGCCAAACAGGTCTTTGATTTCACAGGTGGAAACATCCTTTATTATATTTTCCAGATTGCTACAGCCATGATTTTGGCAGTCGCGGCCAATACTGGATTTTCTGCCTTCCCAATGCTTGCTTATAACTTGGCTAAAAACAAGTACATGCCTCATATGTACATGGAAAAAGGTGACCGTCTGGGTTACTCAAATGGTATTTTAAGCCTAGCTATTGGTGCCATTGTTCTTCTTATGATCTTTGATGGTAATACTGAACGTTTGATTCCACTTTATTCGATTGGAGTCTTCGTACCATTTGCTCTTTCGCAAACAGGTATGGTTGTTAAATGGCGTAAGGAATATGGAAATAAATTCCTTAAGCATTCCCTTTCAAATATCATTGGGTCAACCATCTCTTATGCCATCGTACTAATCCTTGTGGCCCTAAGATTTAATGATATCTGGCCCTTCTTCCTTATTCTTCCTGCTCTGATCTATATGTTCTATAGAATTAAGAGGCACTATGTCCATGTGGCAGACGAGCTTCGTCTAACAGAAGATATTAAGGTTGAAGAGTTCAATGGAAATACAGTAATTGTCCTTGTCGGGAATGTAACTCGTGTAGCTGTTGGTGCTATTTCTTACGCCCAGTCTATTGGGGATGAAGTTGTTGCCATGCACGTATCGACCAAGGAAACTAAAGAAAAGGATGAAGAGATTAAGGCTGAATTCAGGGAATACTTCCCAGACATGCGTTTTTCAGTTGTTGAATCAAGTTACAGGGACGTTGTAAAACCTGTCGTTCGTTATGTTGATTTGGTAAGTAAGGCCGCTCAGAAAAAGGGAAATACAGTGACTGTTATTGTTCCTCAGTTTGTGCCTAATAAACGTTGGAAGAATATCCTTCATAATCAGATGAGTATCAGGATTCGTTATTATCTTGGCTTCCGTGATAATATTGTGGTCTCAACCTACAGTTATCACCTTAAAAAATAA
- a CDS encoding CHAP domain-containing protein, with the protein MKKTILSIALLSSVALATCSSSASADDIDSKIQQQDSKINNIKSQEDAAAAQVTSIEKNIASINEKRDALQKENDKLLAESQQLNKEIAQLQKDIAEREKALQEQARSAQTDSSATSYISAVVNSKSISDAVSRVTAMRQVMGANDQMMKQQQADKKSVEEKLAENVEKSEQARKNQAELETTAKTLTTQQAELKVAQLNLAAERATAEGEKESLLAEKAEAERAAAEAAAAEKARVEEAAAQAAQAAQAQKEAQAAAASEAKKPQASNSTSSSSAASSSNSTSTPAATAPSTPAATTPVDTTPSNPAPTTPAVSTPNKYSSANTYPYGQCTWGVKGFFGSRVGNNWGNAINWPGTAAALGHLVDGNPVAGSTIAVTSNPAWDMGYGHVSVVLAVNGGTITIGETNYLGSPAWHTREIPASSVIAFIHV; encoded by the coding sequence ATGAAGAAGACAATTTTATCAATCGCATTATTAAGTTCGGTGGCTCTAGCTACTTGTTCATCAAGTGCGTCAGCAGACGACATCGATTCCAAGATCCAACAACAAGACAGTAAAATAAATAATATAAAGTCACAAGAAGATGCAGCAGCAGCTCAGGTGACATCAATTGAAAAAAATATCGCATCAATCAACGAAAAACGTGATGCCCTACAAAAAGAAAATGATAAATTATTAGCTGAATCTCAACAACTTAACAAGGAGATTGCCCAGCTACAAAAAGATATCGCAGAACGTGAAAAAGCTCTTCAAGAGCAAGCACGTAGTGCACAAACAGATAGCAGTGCAACCAGCTATATTTCTGCAGTTGTAAACTCTAAGTCTATTTCTGATGCTGTTAGTCGTGTAACGGCTATGCGTCAAGTTATGGGTGCAAACGATCAGATGATGAAACAGCAACAAGCTGACAAGAAGTCTGTTGAAGAAAAACTAGCAGAAAACGTTGAAAAGAGCGAGCAGGCTCGTAAGAACCAAGCAGAACTTGAAACAACTGCTAAAACTCTGACAACTCAACAGGCAGAACTTAAGGTTGCTCAACTAAATCTAGCAGCTGAACGTGCAACTGCTGAAGGTGAAAAAGAAAGCCTTCTAGCTGAAAAAGCAGAAGCAGAACGTGCAGCAGCAGAAGCAGCGGCAGCTGAAAAAGCTCGTGTTGAGGAGGCAGCAGCTCAAGCAGCCCAGGCAGCTCAAGCTCAAAAAGAGGCTCAAGCGGCAGCAGCAAGTGAAGCTAAGAAACCTCAAGCTTCTAACTCAACAAGCTCAAGCTCAGCGGCTTCTAGCTCAAACAGCACAAGTACGCCAGCTGCAACAGCACCGTCTACACCAGCAGCAACAACGCCTGTAGATACAACACCATCAAATCCTGCACCAACAACACCTGCAGTATCAACACCAAACAAATACTCATCAGCCAATACATACCCATACGGTCAATGTACATGGGGAGTTAAGGGCTTCTTTGGAAGTCGTGTTGGTAACAACTGGGGTAATGCTATTAACTGGCCTGGTACGGCAGCAGCTCTAGGACACTTAGTTGATGGAAACCCAGTTGCAGGTTCAACAATTGCTGTAACAAGTAATCCTGCTTGGGATATGGGATATGGACACGTTTCAGTTGTTCTAGCTGTAAATGGTGGAACAATTACAATTGGAGAAACTAACTACCTAGGTTCACCAGCTTGGCATACAAGGGAAATTCCAGCAAGTTCTGTAATTGCCTTTATCCACGTATAA
- the mreD gene encoding rod shape-determining protein MreD, with the protein MIKERIIQFFIPLILLLTILFDGQFSNLLLTLFKSTIYPASHIFLILLMYVVLKNSYLYNVLVSLILGIIYDSYFIGIIGIAALVFPLIALFIYHIRAVVHTNRLTRLFTLIIIITIFEIVSNLIVYLFGLGDLDLIGFITQTLAPTLVLNIFLWYILQFPLERIFIQKNK; encoded by the coding sequence ATGATCAAGGAAAGAATTATTCAATTTTTCATTCCCCTTATTCTTCTTTTGACCATTTTATTTGATGGCCAATTTTCAAATCTCCTTCTTACCCTTTTTAAGTCGACTATCTATCCAGCCTCTCACATCTTTTTGATTCTCCTCATGTATGTTGTCCTTAAAAATTCCTACCTGTACAATGTATTAGTCAGTCTGATTTTGGGAATTATCTATGATAGTTATTTTATTGGAATTATTGGGATTGCAGCCTTAGTCTTTCCTTTGATTGCACTCTTTATCTATCATATTAGGGCAGTTGTTCATACCAATAGATTGACCAGACTTTTTACCCTGATTATAATTATTACGATTTTTGAGATTGTAAGCAATTTGATTGTCTACTTGTTTGGTCTGGGGGATTTGGATTTGATTGGCTTTATTACTCAAACCCTTGCCCCAACTCTTGTCCTTAATATTTTCCTTTGGTATATCCTCCAGTTTCCCCTTGAGCGGATTTTTATCCAAAAAAATAAATAA
- the mreC gene encoding rod shape-determining protein MreC, which translates to MKKLNISKLIIISLLIVIIAMGSIIISAKNYKSNVRPSQMTQVVNDTTGEFDMLLSSPGKFLRDQYVRLQSFLATYEENQALKKENYSLNSKVAENDSLMAENKALREALDLKTSLVGYQEKTANVINRNPSSWNDTLIVNVGEVDGIKENMVVMADKAVIGRVSQVNNTSSKVSLLISKQGLENKIPVRIGSENQASYGLISSYDDSKKAYIMSQVTGNNEIKDGDLVVTSGLGGDSPQDLPIGKVAGKRSSSDGLSQEIYVEPLTDFYDIRVVNIVERNKEAD; encoded by the coding sequence ATGAAAAAATTAAACATAAGTAAATTAATAATTATAAGCCTTTTAATCGTTATTATTGCCATGGGTTCGATAATAATATCTGCAAAAAATTATAAGAGTAATGTTAGACCAAGTCAGATGACTCAGGTTGTTAATGACACGACGGGCGAATTTGATATGCTTCTTTCATCTCCCGGTAAATTTTTAAGGGATCAGTATGTTAGATTGCAAAGTTTTTTAGCAACCTATGAAGAAAATCAGGCCCTCAAAAAGGAAAATTATAGCTTGAACAGTAAGGTGGCTGAAAATGATAGTCTGATGGCTGAAAACAAGGCCCTAAGAGAGGCCTTAGACCTTAAGACAAGCTTGGTTGGCTATCAGGAAAAGACAGCCAATGTTATAAATCGTAATCCATCTTCTTGGAATGATACCTTGATTGTTAACGTAGGCGAGGTTGATGGAATCAAGGAAAACATGGTTGTTATGGCTGATAAGGCGGTTATTGGACGAGTTAGCCAGGTTAATAATACTAGCTCAAAGGTTTCCCTCTTGATTAGTAAGCAAGGTCTTGAAAACAAGATACCTGTACGAATTGGCAGTGAAAATCAGGCTTCTTACGGCCTAATCTCATCTTATGATGATAGCAAAAAAGCCTATATCATGAGCCAGGTTACGGGAAATAATGAAATCAAGGACGGGGATTTAGTCGTAACCAGTGGACTTGGTGGAGACTCACCGCAAGATTTACCAATAGGTAAGGTGGCAGGTAAGAGAAGTAGCTCTGATGGACTTAGCCAGGAAATCTATGTTGAGCCCCTCACTGATTTTTATGATATTAGGGTGGTAAACATTGTTGAAAGAAATAAAGAGGCTGACTAG
- a CDS encoding NUDIX hydrolase: MNPTFGDKLPGKTYETRLGVYGIVSRFKGQEEICLVQAPNGAFFLPGGEIEAGEDHKEALLRELHEELGGKALLGEYLGQADEYFYSSHRDTYYYNPAFIYDVSNFEIISAPLEDFNQVYWFPLETAIEKLKRGSHKWGLYEWRERNQEKNM; the protein is encoded by the coding sequence ATGAATCCAACTTTTGGAGATAAATTACCAGGCAAGACTTATGAGACTCGTTTAGGAGTTTACGGAATTGTAAGTCGCTTTAAGGGACAGGAAGAAATTTGCCTGGTTCAAGCACCCAACGGGGCATTTTTTTTACCTGGTGGCGAAATTGAAGCAGGGGAAGATCACAAGGAAGCTCTATTGCGAGAACTTCACGAGGAACTAGGTGGCAAGGCTCTTTTAGGAGAATACTTGGGTCAGGCTGATGAGTATTTTTATTCTAGCCATAGGGACACCTACTACTACAATCCTGCCTTCATCTATGATGTTTCAAACTTTGAAATCATTAGTGCACCCCTAGAAGACTTCAATCAGGTTTACTGGTTCCCCCTTGAAACAGCCATTGAAAAATTAAAAAGGGGTAGCCACAAATGGGGGCTTTATGAATGGCGAGAACGTAATCAAGAAAAGAACATGTAA
- a CDS encoding formate/nitrite transporter family protein: MKSPEEILGYMADLSVKKVEKPLLSKFILAFMGGMMIALGYMSYIRIESLVEGGAGTLLASLFFPVGLIIILLGGLELTTSNIMVVAYGFIIKKVGLRELFANWLIITLGNIIGAIFVAGVFGIGAGVMMADRVYDIALHVADSKLTATPTAAFLSGIGCSVLVGMAALVSFGIKEASGKILAIWFIISTFVIIGFQHSIANSFIIPFAIMNHEASWLDFIGNFVPVYLGNVVGGAIFVAFFYSLGYKKK, encoded by the coding sequence ATGAAATCCCCCGAAGAAATTTTAGGATACATGGCTGATTTGTCAGTAAAAAAGGTGGAAAAACCACTTTTATCAAAGTTTATCTTAGCCTTCATGGGAGGCATGATGATTGCTCTAGGCTATATGTCTTATATCAGGATTGAGTCCCTGGTTGAAGGTGGTGCAGGTACTTTGCTAGCCTCTCTCTTCTTTCCAGTTGGTCTAATTATTATCTTACTGGGTGGTCTTGAGCTTACAACCAGTAACATCATGGTTGTGGCCTATGGTTTTATTATCAAAAAAGTTGGTCTAAGGGAGCTTTTTGCTAATTGGCTTATCATAACTCTTGGTAATATTATTGGTGCAATCTTTGTTGCGGGTGTTTTTGGGATTGGAGCAGGAGTTATGATGGCAGATAGGGTCTATGACATTGCCCTTCATGTGGCAGATTCCAAGCTTACGGCTACACCTACTGCGGCCTTTCTTTCAGGTATCGGCTGTAGTGTACTTGTTGGTATGGCAGCTTTAGTTTCCTTTGGAATCAAGGAGGCTAGCGGAAAGATTTTAGCCATCTGGTTTATCATCTCAACCTTTGTTATTATTGGCTTTCAGCACAGTATCGCAAATTCCTTTATTATTCCTTTTGCCATTATGAATCATGAGGCCAGCTGGCTTGATTTTATCGGTAATTTTGTGCCCGTTTATTTGGGAAATGTGGTCGGGGGTGCAATCTTTGTTGCCTTCTTCTATAGCTTGGGATACAAGAAAAAATAA
- the rpiA gene encoding ribose-5-phosphate isomerase RpiA, giving the protein MDELKKQVGIEAAKFVESGMVVGLGTGSTAKFFVEELGRRIKEEGLDITGVTTSNLTHRLAKELDIPLKSIDDVEYVDLTVDGADEVDSNFNGIKGGGAALLMEKIVASYSKNCLWIVDEQKLVNKLGKFPLPVEVIPYGHDQLMRRFKKLGYEPKIRLNIDGEFLITDTGHYIIDLYLEEISNPKELASLLDATVGVVEHGLFINMIDQVIVGSREGVKILKA; this is encoded by the coding sequence ATGGACGAATTAAAAAAACAAGTCGGCATTGAGGCCGCAAAATTTGTTGAATCGGGAATGGTTGTAGGCCTTGGTACAGGAAGTACGGCTAAGTTTTTTGTGGAGGAACTTGGTCGAAGGATTAAGGAGGAGGGCCTTGATATCACAGGAGTTACAACCTCTAATCTTACCCACCGTTTGGCCAAGGAGCTAGATATTCCCTTAAAATCTATTGACGATGTAGAATATGTTGACCTGACTGTTGATGGTGCAGATGAGGTTGACAGCAATTTTAATGGGATTAAAGGTGGAGGAGCTGCCCTGTTGATGGAAAAAATTGTAGCCAGCTATTCCAAAAATTGCCTGTGGATTGTTGATGAGCAAAAGCTTGTTAATAAGCTTGGAAAATTCCCACTGCCAGTCGAGGTCATTCCATATGGCCATGACCAGCTCATGAGGCGATTTAAAAAACTCGGTTATGAGCCCAAAATAAGGCTAAATATAGACGGAGAATTTTTAATCACAGATACAGGACACTACATAATTGATCTTTATTTGGAGGAGATTTCAAACCCCAAGGAGCTTGCTAGTCTTTTGGATGCAACTGTTGGTGTGGTTGAACATGGCCTTTTTATCAATATGATTGACCAGGTCATTGTTGGGAGTAGGGAAGGAGTAAAAATCCTTAAGGCCTAA
- a CDS encoding threonine/serine exporter family protein, with protein MNSFLVQIVFSYIATFSAAFVLNVPRKMLNLTSITGMIGWLSYWLVKLALDNGLLANFTGGLMVGIVALIFSRKTGISSIIFAIPALIPLVPGATAYQSLMFQISGQTIAALNKLFLVVMYAGSIALGYILSQFVTEQYVRIVDGVTMTVNNKFKK; from the coding sequence ATGAATAGTTTTTTAGTTCAAATCGTTTTTTCATATATCGCAACCTTCAGTGCGGCCTTCGTTTTAAATGTTCCAAGGAAGATGCTTAATTTGACTTCAATTACTGGCATGATTGGCTGGCTTTCCTACTGGCTGGTTAAATTAGCCCTTGATAATGGTCTTTTGGCCAATTTTACAGGGGGGCTTATGGTGGGAATAGTGGCCCTAATCTTCTCAAGAAAAACTGGAATTTCGTCAATTATTTTCGCAATACCAGCCCTTATTCCTCTAGTCCCTGGAGCTACGGCCTATCAGTCTCTGATGTTTCAAATATCAGGGCAAACCATCGCAGCCCTTAACAAACTTTTTTTAGTTGTTATGTATGCAGGCTCAATTGCTCTGGGCTATATTTTATCTCAATTTGTAACTGAGCAGTATGTTAGGATTGTTGACGGGGTAACCATGACTGTTAATAATAAGTTTAAAAAGTGA